One window of Perca flavescens isolate YP-PL-M2 chromosome 15, PFLA_1.0, whole genome shotgun sequence genomic DNA carries:
- the hoxb5a gene encoding homeobox protein Hox-B5a, translating to MSSYFVNSFSGRYPNGPDYQLLNYGAGNGAMNGGTYRDSSSANMHHATGSYGYNYNGMDLTVTNRGGGSGSASNTGGHFGGGSVVGDSRGFGSPAPETGFRQPSSCSLASAADSLLSPGIGEPKLGAQSSSPRSEQPGSGNLSSPNLSSTSSGGSGTAQRFTELDDSSPETEELQHKRDAGHGSNPPPRTGHPQRQEGGPAGSAAGSTTGSDTQPPQIFPWMRKLHISHDMTGPDGKRARTAYTRYQTLELEKEFHFNRYLTRRRRIEIAHALCLTERQIKIWFQNRRMKWKKDNKLKSMSLATAGSAFQP from the exons ATGAGCTCTTACTTTGTAAACTCGTTCTCGGGGCGCTACCCAAATGGCCCCGACTATCAACTGCTAAATTATGGAGCCGGCAACGGCGCAATGAACGGCGGGACGTACAGGGACTCTTCCTCCGCCAACATGCACCATGCGACGGGCTCTTACGGCTACAACTACAATGGCATGGACCTGACCGTCACCAACCGGGGAGGGGGGAGCGGCAGCGCCTCCAACACCGGAGGACACTTCGGGGGCGGCTCGGTCGTTGGGGACTCCAGGGGCTTCGGCTCCCCAGCACCGGAGACGGGCTTCAGACAGCCGTCCAGCTGCTCTCTCGCCTCTGCGGCAGACTCCCTCCTGTCACCCGGTATTGGAGAACCCAAACTGGGCGCCCAGAGCTCGTCTCCCCGCTCGGAGCAACCAGGAAGCGGTAATCTCAGCTCTCCAAATCtgtcctccacctcctccgGCGGCAGCGGCACGGCGCAGCGCTTCACGGAGCTGGACGACTCGTCACCAGAGACCGAGGAGTTGCAGCACAAAAGGGACGCCGGCCACGGCAGCAACCCGCCGCCCAGGACCGGGCACCCGCAGAGGCAAGAGGGCGGCCCGGCGGGATCAGCCGCTGGCAGCACGACGGGCAGCGATACTCAGCCACCACAGATATTCCCCTGGATGAGAAAGCTGCACATTAGCCATG ATATGACAGGCCCGGACGGGAAACGGGCGCGGACGGCGTACACCCGCTACCAGACTCTGGAGCTGGAGAAGGAGTTCCACTTCAACCGGTACCTCACCAGGCGGCGACGTATTGAAATCGCGCACGCGCTCTGCCTCACGGAGCGGCAGATCAAGATCTGGTTCCAGAACCGGAGGATGAAGTGGAAGAAGGACAACAAACTGAAAAGCATGAGCCTGGCCACCGCCGGCAGCGCCTTCCAACCCTAG